In Plasmodium gaboni strain SY75 chromosome 14, whole genome shotgun sequence, one genomic interval encodes:
- a CDS encoding putative 60S ribosomal protein L29: MAKSKNHTNHNQNRKAHKNGIKKPKKHKFMSRKGLDPNFFRNQKYCLKGIQKKKKELKLKAKQEKNN; encoded by the exons ATGGCCAAGTCAAAAAATCACACGAATCATAATCAA AACCGAAAAGCTCATAAGAATGGAATAAAGAAACCTAAGAAACATAAATTCATGTCACGCAAAGGA ttgGATCCAAACTTTTTTAGAAATCAGAAATACTGCTTAAAAGGAAttcaaaagaaaaagaaagaattaaaattaaaagctaaacaagaaaaaaataattaa
- a CDS encoding putative biotin protein ligase has protein sequence MKEKKQILFEKEYPEYNCMRIHFDVLDSTQLFCKRNKKFFIKSGKLKENNTIVISCNMQTNGIGTRDTKRNIDRYWLSDEGNLFISFIFLWNKNQMNIINCLAQSCTVAISKTIEYYNLETQIKWINDVLINYKKIAGCLVNLQYLDDINFTDIYTNNVYIICGIGINVELIDDCNLLTKNFTSIKKELINCSYEKKKCSIPSVEQVTEKLLENFFFTINKLCNHGFSSLLDYISIRLLYKEKKVVIDQDNHTIVGYLENLSDDGSIILLEEKTRKLVYINHGHLFSYEQWKKFIK, from the coding sequence atgaaagaaaaaaaacaaatattatttgaaaagGAATACCCTGAATACAATTGTATGCGAATACACTTTGACGTGTTAGATTCTACAcaattattttgtaaaagaaataaaaaattctttataaaaagtgggaaattaaaagaaaacaaTACAATAGTTATTAGTTGTAATATGCAAACGAATGGTATAGGGACGAGAGATACGAAACGAAATATAGATCGTTATTGGTTATCTGATGAAGGgaatttatttatatcatttatatttttatggAATAAAAATCAgatgaatataattaattGTTTAGCTCAATCATGTACAGTAGCTATAAGTAAAACAatagaatattataatttgGAAACACAAATAAAATGGATAAATGATgttttaattaattataaaaaaattgcTGGATGTCTAGTCAATTTACAATATTTAgatgatataaattttaCAGATATTTATACTAataatgtttatattatatgtgGAATAGGTATTAATGTAGAATTAATAGATGATTGTAATTTATTAACTAAAAATTTTACAtctattaaaaaagaacTAATTAATTGTTcttatgaaaaaaaaaaatgttctATACCATCAGTTGAACAAGTTACagaaaaattattagagaactttttttttactattaataaattatgtaATCATGgtttttcttcattattagattatatatctatacgtcttttatataaagaaaaaaaagttGTTATTGATCAAGATAATCATACAATTGTTGGATACTTGGAAAATTTGTCTGATGATGGTTCTATAATCTTATTAGAAGAAAAAACTAGGAAACTTGTGTATATAAACCATGGGCATTTGTTCTCATATGAACAATGGAAAaaattcataaaataa
- a CDS encoding hypothetical protein (conserved Plasmodium protein, unknown function) produces the protein MSSIKINKDESKRVHNWIKSAIGTPNRRQFKHKNIMYPYFRMYKSPYRARDSRTRQAFWPCVDKYPWHTHQKRWVDIEQLNLKFFSEFTNKEPSRKNLFETCHTLPFNGINCLFWNPIYLNSHKFFLKKNKKDENEEEDNMEGNDDVKENTIEGNDNIKENTIDQYVNNNINNRNDVINQYNENKKVIKINDFHYIVDKEVKNNTYFYLKYIKYSMRPFRGKLIGDIYLNQTKIRHNISAKGFVNGEWKYSYPHININKKIEHISLNNNLTSNDIYSDNINNLVIVDKYTYRPPLPKSYILK, from the coding sequence ATGTCGtcaataaaaataaataaagatgaaAGTAAACGGGTACATAATTGGATAAAAAGTGCCATTGGAACTCCTAATAGGAGACAGtttaaacataaaaatatcatgTACCCATATTTTCGTATGTACAAATCTCCATATAGAGCAAGAGATTCAAGAACTAGACAAGCGTTTTGGCCATGTGTAGATAAGTATCCTTGGCACACACATCAGAAAAGATGGGTAGATATAGAACAATTGAATTTAAAGTTTTTTTCTGAATTTACAAATAAAGAGCCAAGtagaaaaaatttatttgaaACATGTCATACTTTACCATTTAATGGTATTAACTGCCTTTTTTGGAATCCAATTTACCTGAACAGtcataaattttttttaaaaaaaaataaaaaggatgAAAATGAGGAAGAAGATAATATGGAAGGAAATGATGATGTAAAAGAAAATACCATCGAAGgaaatgataatataaaagaaaatacGATCGACCAATATGttaacaataatattaataatcGCAATGATGTAATAAACCAATATAACGAAAATAAAAAGGtcattaaaataaatgattttcattatattgTAGACAAAGAAGTTAAAAACAATACCTATTTTTACcttaaatatatcaaatatagTATGAGACCTTTTAGAGGTAAATTAATCGGAGATATATATCTTAATCAAACAAAAATCAGACATAATATTTCAGCAAAGGGATTTGTAAACGGTGAATGGAAATATTCATATCCTcatataaacataaataaaaaaattgaacatatatcattaaataataatttaacatcaaatgatatatatagtgataatattaataatttagTTATCGtagataaatatacatatagACCTCCATTACCAAAatcttatattttaaagtaa
- a CDS encoding FYVE and coiled-coil domain-containing protein, protein MLNSKENEINGSPSDSLNGDAENENENERKCLWVPDEEVTNCYSCNVVFNVRVRKHHCRACGNVFCSNCSDNKIKISEYSYSEKVRVCDRCFMERSSPQTLLLQEDLGARKQINQDLKKALSEKMAIVERFKTFLIEFDNEILNNTDNTDGSTDVISLLKRGEKGLKTLNEKIKNYDSIIEEQKNELENLKMEKEQKMELNKILNLRNHEIQQKNINIKNLMKEKNELALVKEESEGIIESYKKQVEKLIIRCNQLELEKKTYNKNDLNNFSMTNASSTSYNQGSFNLPSNGMSVSYTIADGPNEYMDDENCCNRCQRRMCSIM, encoded by the coding sequence atgttaaattCTAAAGAGAACGAAATAAATGGTAGCCCTTCAGATTCTCTAAATGGAGATGCAGAAAATGAGaatgaaaatgaaagaaAGTGTTTGTGGGTACCAGATGAAGAAGTAACTAACTGTTATAGTTGTAATGTGGTTTTTAATGTAAGAGTAAGAAAGCACCATTGTAGAGCATGTGGAAATGTATTTTGTTCAAATTGTTctgataataaaataaaaataagtGAATATAGTTATTCTGAGAAGGTTAGAGTATGTGATCGTTGTTTTATGGAAAGATCTTCTCCTCAaactttattattacaagAAGATTTAGGTGCAAGAAAACAAATAAATCaagatttaaaaaaagcATTAAGTGAAAAGATGGCAATAGTAGAAAGatttaaaacatttttaattGAATTTGATAAtgaaattttaaataatacaGATAACACCGATGGTAGTACTGATgttatttctttattaaaaagaGGAGAAAAAGGATTAAAAAcattaaatgaaaaaattaaaaattatgattCAATTATtgaagaacaaaaaaatgaattagaaaatttgaaaatggaaaaagaacaaaaaatggaattaaataaaatcTTAAATTTAAGAAATCATGAAATTCAAcagaaaaatattaatattaaaaatcttatgaaagaaaaaaatgaattagCACTCGTCAAAGAAGAATCAGAAGGTATTATTgaatcatataaaaaacaaGTTGAGAAATTAATTATCAGATGTAATCAACTagaattagaaaaaaaaacatataataaaaatgatcTAAATAATTTCTCTATGACAAATGCTAGTTCTACGTCATACAACCAAGGTTCTTTTAATTTACCGTCTAATGGTATGTCAGTATCATATACGATAGCTGATGGCCCCAACGAATATATGGACGATGAAAATTGTTGTAATAGATGTCAGAGACGAATGTGTTCTATTATGTAA